The genomic region GCACCCGTCGCCTAGCGGTTCCGTGTTGCTCAGTGCACGCACGCACAGCTCACACACCTTCGATCTTACTCCGCCGCGCACAGCGAGCGTGTCTGCCAAATCACCGCCGCCGGATGATTCAACGCCAAAGCGTCCAGCCCATACACTCCCGTGCTGCTCTGCGAGCCACAAAGCGTGCGCGGGTAACGCATCACCTTCGATCCACGGCTCGACACCTTCACGTCCGCCAATAGCCTCTAGATATTCCGCGGCCATCGGCAAGCACTTGATGTGTGTGAATCGCTCGGCAATTGCGTCTAAATCATGGTCGGTTAGATCGGCGTGTAGCGAAAACACGTTTTCATTGTTTGCTGAAATCTGCAGCCGTGCAGCGCCGTCAAGCGGCACCTGCCGGCGGAATTTTTCGTTGATCAGTCTAGACGTGGACTGCACGAATTCTCTCAATTCGCCGGTGCGTTCGACACCGCGGCTGTCTTTGGGGATGTCGGCTTCGTCCGCATGACAGAAGGGGCAGCGTTCCAAAGTCGAATTAAAACCGCCCATGGCCTCAGACAATTTGCTTGGTCCGCTCGTAACCCACAGGCGTGCGAGCCCATTTGCTAGCAGGCTTTTGCCGACCGACTTGCGCCCAGTCAGCACTAGCCCTGTGAGCGGCCGCGAAAGATCTGGCACGTGGGCAATCCATTTGATTAAATCCAAATACCGTACGCCAGCCAACGCAACGAGCCATTCGTCGATTTCAGCCGAGTACCGAGCCACGAGCGGACGCTTCGGGCACGAGGGTAATGTGATTTTGCGCGCAGGCAGGTCGAAGATAGGCTTGCTCGTAACCAAAGAACGCCGCACCTCAGCCAGCGGCAGGCTATGCGCCTCGAGCAGCTCCGGCGCTGTTTTCAGCCGGCGCCCAGCCTTGTCGACGCAATACAATTCCACCGGCGCGGGGGCAAGCGCAACACGACACGTATTGAGCAGTGCTTCGCGTCCCGCCGTGTATAGTTTTCCGAGTGGTCCAAGAATATAGTAATCTGTTTCGTGCTGCAATATCCACGCTTTGTCCAGCTGTGTTGCCGACAGCCCAGTCATTTCTCGAATGTTCGCTAACTCGTCGGCTGTGTACTGCGTGTCGCGGTTGCTGCCAAACGCTTGTTTTATAGCGCTTTTGCGATCGAACGGCATACTCGCATCGCTATCAGCAAGGTGTGCAACCCGAGCGCGTTCGAGTTTTTCTCTTACGTCGTGCTCCGTTAGGCAGTCCTGCGGGTAGTCTGCCGCAGCACGTTCAATACTGTGCCGCAGCAATTCCCAGACGGCATCTGCGGACACGTCTGGATATGCACGTACAATACCGCAAACGAAATCCCAGAGTACCGTGTCCCGCTCGCCGGGTTGTGCGATCGGCATGCCCAGCAGAGCAGACGCGCCACGATTTCCCAGGTCGATGAGGTTTGACTTGGTGCTGCCGCGCCAGCGCTTGAACAACAGCGTCCAAGTTTCGTGCTGGATGATTCGCACCGCGGCCGGCGCGGGTGCCGGCGAGGGTGCCGGCACGGACACCAAATGCACGGGCATTCCGCAGCCTGGCAAATAGAAAATACTCGCTAAATCAGCGCGCTCCGGGTGTACCGACGGCACAAAGAACCCGCGACTTAAACCGTCTGCGTCACGATCAGCGTGCTCCGCGAAATGTGCCCAGACATACTCGAGCAAGCTGTTGAATTGGCTCGGCGCAATCACTTGCGCGAGTGGCACAATCACTCGCCAACGCTCGTGCTCGGGCGGGCAATGTTTCCAGGTTGTGGAACACAGGCACGCAATGCCCTCATTTTGCAGGGCGAGCACGCACTGCATTACCTGATCGAGAGTCTTGTCGTCAAAGTCTAATTGCACGCCGCCAATCGAAACGACGTCGCTGTTACAACGTTTGCCGCCAGGGCACAGCTCATACAACGATATCAGCGGGGCGTTCTCCTTAATGATATCTTGCCGGTGCCCGGCTGCTAGCCGCTGCTCGACAAAAGCACCCCACGTTGTTTGCTCTGCTGTCCACTGTGTGGGCACATACAGATTGTGGTGATGCGTGACTGTCAGGCGCAGTTGCGCTGCTGTGTCTTGTTCAATCATTCAGACTCCGCACGATAGCACACGCGGCGAAGCGCGCCAGCAGTATTAACACCAGGTCGTAATAATCGCGACGCCTGGAGCACCTGCTCCACCTGTGCTATTGCCGTCGCCACCGTTCTCGCCATTACTCGCTGCAACTTCCCAGCCGTAGCCGCCGCCACCACCGCCACCACCACCACCGCCCGCACCCCCGCCACCTGTGCCGCCACCACCACCACCGCCAGCACCGTATCCAATACCACCCTTGCCACCACCACCATGCGGCGCTGACGGAAAATCGCCGGCAATCCCGCCAACCGCGGCGGCTGAGCAGTATCCGATTCCTCCAGGCGTACCAACATAGCCTACCGTGACAGCAGCAGTTCCGCCGGCTCCACCGTTTTTGCCGCCCTCGCCTGTATTTGTGCCGCCAGCACCCCCAGCGCCTGTGCTCGCGCTGCCTGCAGCAGTACCCACATAGTCTGTTGCTATTAAAAACGTGGCGCCAGAGACAGATGTATTTTCTCCGTAGTACGTAGCTGGAACAGTTACGGTCAACGTGTCTGGTACATCTGCGGCAGGCAGTCTGCGTTGCACGATGCCGCCATTCGACCCGCCACCACCACCGCCGCTGGAGGTACTGCTAGCACCCGGTCTGCCTGGGCTCACAAGAGTAAAATCAATGTATTTAGCGTTGACGGGTTTTATCCACGTGCCACTCGTGAGATACTGATGCACGACAGGCACTGCGTTGATCCGTTTTGTTAGCTCATTCAGCAGCCAATTTTCCTCCTGAGCACTGCAATTAGCTGTCTCTGGACGGTGCCCGGGGCCAGCCAAAGGCGCAGCAACAGCTATTTTTGTAGGAGATGCTCCGCCGTCGTAATTGGTGTCGGAAGCCCATTCGATTAAATCAACCATGATAATTGCTCCTCGGAACTAAGCCCCGTCGTCTTGTGTTGTCCGGTGTCGTATCGCCGTAATTAGGCCGCGCGCAGCCGCCTGTCCCGGCGTTCGTCAACCAGCAGACGTGCACCCCACCGCGACAGGCATCGTCCAGCAGTCCGACGGCTGCGTCGATATCATCTGGATTAGGCAGCGTCAGCTGCAACACCCGTACTTCCTCGAGACTATCGAGCACCCGCACGGTGCCGCTCGTCAGCAGCGCTATCACAGTAGCGATTGCGTCCGGGGTGCCGTCGCTTTTGTTGACAGTAATACGCCCTTTGACTAACGTCCTTAATGTGTCCGTGCTCGCGGGGCGTCTCGGCTCGTCAACGATTTTTGCCAGACCCTCCAGCGCAAATCTCCCGCAGGTGTCCACATCAAGGCCCGTTGCTACAGACCAAATCGCATCCTCTAGCGTCTGGATTTCCTGCAGATAGCCCAGCAGCAGTGCGGCAATGCGCGGCTTGCCCCAAAATGGCGGCACCAATTTGAGCAATCCAGCACCCATGTGCGTCGTGTTTTGTTGCAGCTGCGTCATTCCGGCGCCGTCACCACGTGGACCCTGCTGGTGTCGAGCACGCCGACCTCGTCATTCGCTATAACCAGGTTAACGCGCCCTTCCGGCGCCGGCGAGAGCCCGAGCGTCAAATCAGACACTGTTGTCACGCCGGGGCACTGGATTGCGGCCGCGATCAGTAGCGCGAAATATACGTCTCGGTCAATCACAGCATCGTGCGCGGCCACGATCGCTGCCTGCAATGTCGATTCGGTGAACGTGCCTGAAACCACAACCACAACGTAAATTGGTACAACTGCGGCGCGATCAAAGTGTACTATCTTACTCGTTCCCCAAGGGTCTGTTGTTGCGGAGTCAATTGCGCCGTGCGTTTCGGTACCCGCCCCCTTGGACGTGTAGATTGCCTGCGCTAGCGCCATGTCTTCCGCCGCCTCGCCTGTGCCGTCCCAAATCACAGGGCGTATTGCGTGCGGGGGGATGCCGTCGTCTGTTGTGTCGGTGTCATTCTCGAATACCCGCGCATCCAATACGCCCGGCACGGTAAGCAGAGCAGCTGCTATTGCGGCAGTCGTGCCCTTGCCCGTCGCGGCAAGAGATGCTTCACGCTCTGTGCGCAGTGCGTCCAAACTCTGTTGGTCCGTGCCAGCCGTGGCTTCGGTCGGATTGGTCGCGGACACCAATCCTAGTATTGGGGTGCTGATCACGGTCAACGTTTCCGCGGCAGCCGCATACGTCGACCCGGTCCCGACGGAGGTGAAATCAGCGGTCTGCGTGCCAGCAGTCGCTGCAATGATTTCGCTGTCGTTACTCCACAGATTGGTCGCCTCGCCCTCGACCGAAAGCAACAATGTATTTGCGGGGATGGTACACGCGCGATCGAATGTCAGCGTAACGTCCGCAACGTGCCCATAATCCGCGCCGCTACGCACCACGCCTGTGAGTTTGCAAACGCCCACCAGCAGCGCGGCCACGGCTGTATCCGGGTCGAGGACACCGGCGGCAGCTTCCAGCGTTTCCCAGGACTGCGCCAGTTCCTCGGAAACGATCGCATTCACGTTTCCAAGGACTGTTTTCTCGGACAGATCGAGTTTGGTGCTGATCTTATCCCTTTGCCAAGCTTCGAGTGATGCAATGATTTCCGCATATGTCTTGCGACGAAACCCGGTGTCTGTCAGTCCGTACGTGATAGTCATAATACTCCAGCTTGTTGCGGCGATCGCAATCGAGCAGATGCTGCTGCGCACAGCCTCCGCGCTTCACGCCAGTCCCGCGCCGGCAGCATTTTCGCGCGCAACCACGCAAACAGACGCTCTTCATTCGCCCAGAATTGCAGCATTTGGCTATCGTGTTCTGCTGTCATTTAATCGTTACCTCGCTGCTCACCACGCCGTCTGTGTCTGCACGCGCCTGCCAGCGGATTGTAGCTGTGCGTGTGTCGGAGTCGAAATCGAGCTGCACCTCGACCACCTCGACAATGCCCGCGGTCTCACCCAGCACGCGCCAGATCTCGGCCCGCAGCAACGCGAGCCCGGCGCTTGCGGGCTTTTCGAAAATCTCGTATAGATACTTGACGCCTTTGCTCGGGTCGTACACCCACGCGCCAGCGAACGTTTGCAGTGCCACGTTCGCCCGGTATGCGATTTCCTCGCCGCCTTGCCACAGCAGCAGATAGCGTCCGTCCGCGGACAAAGCCATATCGCCTGGGATTTGAAAGCCGTGACTCAAAGCAACCCCCCCAAGCACGGCAGGCTAGCCGCGTAAACACTGGCGCGTCTCCAAGCGTGTCTTGGGGGGGTCATCCCGTTACTCCTAGCACAGTCGAGCCGACCGCGCTACCCCAACTTGCGAGCGCGGCATTAAGCACCGCCCAAGCAGCATCAGGGCCGCCCGGCGTGCACACCGAAGCGGACTGCGCGGACGACAGCGCTGTCTTGAGCATCCCCAACAATGTCGTTATCTCCAGCGCCGTCACAACAGGCAACTGCGGCGCTCCCACCGGCAGACCCACCGTGCACTTGCTGTTTGCCACCTGCACAACCGTCCCGGTCAAGCTGTCCTCACCCATCGCAACGCCCGTCAGGAGCGACGGCACCAGCATGGGCGACACGTCAGGCGCTGCACCCGGTAGCGCCCACGCAAACAGCCCGTGGCGCTTGAGCATTGCGGGAGCCATCGCACTACCGCTCAAACGCCACGGGTTAAAATCGGCCTCGCAGAAAACCAGCAACACATGATCGCCGGCCTCTAGGGAAAAATGCAAAAAGCACCCGCCGCCCCGGGGCCACAGCACGGGCACATCCTCGAGTTTGGGCATGCCCGCGATTACGGGCTCACACGACACCTGCTGCAGCAGGGGCAGATAGGACGACACCTTGGCGGGAATCGACGTGTGCACGCCGTCTAGGCTACGCGCAATGGCCGCGTGCAGCAGCTCTGCCCACGCGCCAGATGAGTCGGAGTCAGCCATAGATGCCTTCAAATTCTGTGTACCAGTCTTGCCCGTCGGTATCACCCGTGTGCTTTATTTTCGTCACAAGCACGGTCCCGATCACAGCCTGTGAATCCAGCACAAACATGCAACCGGGTTTAAGTTCAGGGAGCAGCAGGCATTTGCCTTTGCACAGCTTGACGTCGATTGTGTGCCCGAAGCGTTTGACTTTCTCTCTCGAGATCTCAACGTTGCCGCCGACCAAACCCGTCATGGTTGAGATCAAAGGCCCCTCACTTGCGGGCACAGCCGGCGCCGGGCGCACTTGCAATTTGCCGTTTTGGATTGACCACGGCATTTGTAACGACCGCATGAGATAGATCAATTCGTCCAGCGCGGGGCCATCCACGGCGAATGCGTGCGTTAACGCCAGCCCCGTCGGCAGCTTGGCAGCTGCGCCCATTGTCTGGACGTTGCCCATGTCTACATTGAGCGCTGTCGCAAAGGCACTCAGCACGGACACAAGCGGTGTGCCCTTACTCCACGTCTGCTTGATTGTCTTGCCGGCGATCGGCTCGCCCTTGCGATCGCGCTCCCCGTCGCCGGTGTTGAGTGTGGTAATCCAATCGACGCTGTCGTGTACGCTCGTCACGTCGCGCAGCATTCCGTCAAACAAGAGTCCAATGCCGTCCTGATAACCCGCTTGCAGTTTCACCGGCACGTCTTGCAGCGTGCTCAAAGCACGGCGATGATCGGGGTTCAGGTTGTACACTTGAATTTTGGCGGTGTTGGGCCAGGGCTTTTCATCGCGCTCGACCTCGAACACGACGCGCAAACTGGAGGTACTGGCGAGCGCGAATCCACTCGACCCGGTGCCCACGTCCAGGGCGATTGACCGCAGCCATTGGTGCGTCACTCGTCCACCGCAAAAGAGCCGAGATAAATGCTGACAGGATTGCTCCGATACTCTGCAATGTCCTCCCGTAGTATGCGCAGCGATTCGGCTGAAATCGGCACATCTAAATCTGAATACTCCGCGTCTGCAAAGTCATCTAGCGTGTCAACTTCGCGATCATCTTCAATCGCCGCCAGTATGTCTCTTTGCTGTGCGGGGGTCACGTCTCACCCAATTCCCGATAATACAGCGCCACACGCGAACCCAGCCCGGTATAGCCGGCGTGCTCATTGTTGCCGTCCAATGGGGTCGCGAACAAAGTACCCCGCGGGCATCCAGCGACCACGCACCCGCGCAGTAGATCAACACCGTTGATCACCATACGCCCTTGCACGATTGGCGTGGCGTCGCTTGCAAACACGGACAACACCCAGTGATCTAGTTGTTCATTCCAAGAAAATTTCAGAGCGAATACAGATCCGTCCAGAGCGATGTCCTCGACATACTCAAATAGGGTACCGCTTGCATCGGTTGGTATCTGTTTCACAGGCCAATCCCCGCTAGGTCAAGGCCGCTTGCCAGCATGCTTTTCTTGACTACTTCTTTTTCTTTGCTCTCAGCATTCTGCCCGCCCTTGTTGGCGATCGGAAGCGTGCGCAGCACCCCACCCGCCGCAAGTGGTCCTGTCGGAACTAGGCTGCTGCTGGATGTCTTGACCGTCTCGACGTGCTTGGCTTCGATTTGGAATCGAGCGCAGCCGCCGAGTTTGTTGTCACGGCTGTATTTAACCGCGGTCAGTAGATAGTCAGACAGCACAAGGCCGTCATACGAAAATGAAACCTTTTTCGTCAGCATAGCGACAAGCGCGTTGTGCATTTCGTGGATTCGGTCTTTGTTCGTTTTGGCTGTAAGCGTCCAAGTTTTCAGTTCGCCTGGGCTGCTGGTGAGACCGATCGCATCTGTCAACGCACCGATTGCCGCACCCGCCGCCATGGTCAACGCAAGCAACCCCTGGGGGCGGAACTGGCTTTCGCGCACGTTGATCGGCGCTTGCTGCCATTTGAGATCATCGTCTTTAAGGGACTGCTTGGATTGAGAAAATTCGAAGACAACAGTCGGGGGATTGATCCGCACGTGGTCGGCAATGACAGAGCCATCCTCGACAGGGTGCTCAGTCACTTCCGCGGAATGCTCCGCGCCGATTGATGTCACGCAATCGGCTGTCAACGCACCGCCGTCCCATGTCATCCAGTCGCTCACGAGGTACCCCGCGCGTGGTCTCGGTCAGCCATTGGGTGCCCCCGCAAGCGCTCCGTGTAGAGCTTTCAAATTTGGTCCGGCTGGTTGTACTCCTTGCACAGCGCCTGCCACAGCGTGCCCAACCTTAGCGGGACTGTCGTGCGCGGACACGTTGACCGTCACTTGACGGTTATCATGCAGGGTCGCCACGCTACCCGTGCCGCTCGTTGGACGTGCGAGCATAGGCGGCACCACATCCACGGCTTGCGGAATGCGCACATGCGGGTAGTTGCGATCGCCCGGCTGTGGCACGGGCGCAACATCCGGAGCAAGGCCGACCTTGTTCCGCCAAGCCGCCTCGGATTCGCCGGTCAGAAATTTCCAGACCTTGCCGCCTAATCGCGCAGGTAAAGCTAGAACAGCATCCACCACAGCGTTGATTGCGGCCGCTGCACCGGTCTTAATGTCCGTCCACAGAAATCCAAAAAACTCCCCCAGCGCTGTGAATGCATTTTCGATCGGTTGGGTTGCGCGCAAAAATGCCGCTTGTGTTTCGTCGGATGTGTCCCCGGCAAGCATTTGCCAGGACAGCATAAACCCTTTGACGATCGACCACATCCCGCCAAAAGCCTCTTGCACAGCCGTTGCGCTATCGGAACTGCCTGAAGCCCACGCGCGTATCGCCGACAGCCATTCGCCGATAGCGATCGCCGCTTTACTCGCCCAATCCGCAAGGTCTGAAATCTTTTGTTTGATATCTTCTAGCGTTGCTTTAGCGCTACCAGCCCCGCCAATGCGATCCAGCAACCTCCCAAGGGCACTATCGCCCCCCTGCAGAAACACCATGATATCATCGAGGATAAGTGTCCAGGCGAGCCAAGGCACGAGCACCCGCGCCATGCGCGCGAGCAGCGGCCACAGCTTTTTCAGCCAGCCCAGCACACCGCCGCCCCCGGTTACAATGCGCGCTAGCACCTTGCTGAACAAGAGCCACCCACCGGTCACAAATGCAGCTTGAAAAATCCTGGTGCGTTCGGCTATCTTAGCAACAGCAACACCGAACGCTGTCAGCTTGCTGGCGCCCCACATCAAAGCAGGCAGCAGCCCCGCAATCAATTCTACTTTAACACGATGAAACTGCACGCCCAGCAGATGCATTTTCTTCTCGGCTTTGTCCGCTTTTTCCACGAACGTTTTCGAATAAACGACACCCAAATCGGTGAACAGCTGCTTCTGCTGTTCGATTTCTTCGGCGGTGCCGTGAAACATCTCAAGCATGAGAGCGCCCGATTCACCGA from Dehalococcoidia bacterium harbors:
- a CDS encoding primase-helicase family protein is translated as MIEQDTAAQLRLTVTHHHNLYVPTQWTAEQTTWGAFVEQRLAAGHRQDIIKENAPLISLYELCPGGKRCNSDVVSIGGVQLDFDDKTLDQVMQCVLALQNEGIACLCSTTWKHCPPEHERWRVIVPLAQVIAPSQFNSLLEYVWAHFAEHADRDADGLSRGFFVPSVHPERADLASIFYLPGCGMPVHLVSVPAPSPAPAPAAVRIIQHETWTLLFKRWRGSTKSNLIDLGNRGASALLGMPIAQPGERDTVLWDFVCGIVRAYPDVSADAVWELLRHSIERAAADYPQDCLTEHDVREKLERARVAHLADSDASMPFDRKSAIKQAFGSNRDTQYTADELANIREMTGLSATQLDKAWILQHETDYYILGPLGKLYTAGREALLNTCRVALAPAPVELYCVDKAGRRLKTAPELLEAHSLPLAEVRRSLVTSKPIFDLPARKITLPSCPKRPLVARYSAEIDEWLVALAGVRYLDLIKWIAHVPDLSRPLTGLVLTGRKSVGKSLLANGLARLWVTSGPSKLSEAMGGFNSTLERCPFCHADEADIPKDSRGVERTGELREFVQSTSRLINEKFRRQVPLDGAARLQISANNENVFSLHADLTDHDLDAIAERFTHIKCLPMAAEYLEAIGGREGVEPWIEGDALPAHALWLAEQHGSVWAGRFGVESSGGGDLADTLAVRGGVRSKVCELCVRALSNTEPLGDGCFISGREMIVHLDWVLRMWELILGKGRVPPTSAVIQALEGLGERLESSDGLIYFVLSPSKLEAWALESGFGTSARVGNWLVHHGN
- a CDS encoding phage baseplate protein, which produces MSDWMTWDGGALTADCVTSIGAEHSAEVTEHPVEDGSVIADHVRINPPTVVFEFSQSKQSLKDDDLKWQQAPINVRESQFRPQGLLALTMAAGAAIGALTDAIGLTSSPGELKTWTLTAKTNKDRIHEMHNALVAMLTKKVSFSYDGLVLSDYLLTAVKYSRDNKLGGCARFQIEAKHVETVKTSSSSLVPTGPLAAGGVLRTLPIANKGGQNAESKEKEVVKKSMLASGLDLAGIGL